In Drosophila bipectinata strain 14024-0381.07 chromosome 2R, DbipHiC1v2, whole genome shotgun sequence, one genomic interval encodes:
- the Cyp9c1 gene encoding cytochrome P450 9c1: MVFVELLIFVAFIGLLLYKWSVYTFGYFSKRGVAHERPVPVLGNIPWSVMMGADSYIKFSIDQHLRLKQNKVYGVYNLRDPLYYLADPELIRQVGIKSFDTFANHRQGISDGPNETSVMSKSLLTLRDQRWKQMRSTLTPTFTSLKIRQIFELVHACNVEAVGYIERQLEAGNSELELKEFFTRYTNDVIATAAFGIQVNSFKDPNNEFFTLGQRLSEFTLWGGFKVLLYILVPKLMKALRVPVMDLNNVDYFKKLVFGAMNYRKEHNIVRPDMIHLLMEAQNQFKKDQETATDKDSKEDRVEFNDDDLLAQCLLFFTAGFETVSTCLSFTCYELMVNSEVQDKLYEEISSVEESLQGKPLDFDTLKGMKYLDCVVSESLRKWPPAIVLDRMCASDFQLRDAEDNLVVTLRKDELVHIPVIALHHDPDNFPEPEEFRPERFDDDHKHEIRQFTYLPFGVGQRSCIGNRMALMEVKSLLYQLVRHFRLKPTDSTPRDMMGSIAGFRLMPRELFWCKLEAR, encoded by the exons ATGGTTTTCGTGGAgctgttgatttttgtggcctttATCGGCTTGCTACTGTACAAATGGTCGGTCTACACTTTTGGCTACTTTTCGAAGCGGGGCGTGGCCCACGAGAGGCCGGTTCCAGTGCTGGGGAATATTCCTTGGTCGGTGATGATGGGCGCCGATTCTTATATAAAGTTTAG CATTGATCAGCACTTGCGTTTGAAGCAGAACAAGGTATACGGAGTCTATAACCTGCGCGATCCCCTCTACTACCTCGCTGATCCGGAGCTCATCCGCCAGGTGGGCATCAAGAGCTTCGATACCTTTGCCAATCACCGGCAGGGCATCAGCGATGGCCCCAACGAGACCAGTGTCATGTCCAAGAGCTTGCTCACCTTGCGGGATCAGCGCTGGAAACAAATGCGAAGCACACTGACTCCAACCTTCACCAGCCTCAAGATTCGGCAAATATTCGAGCTAGTCCACGCCTGCAACGTCGAGGCAGTGGGCTACATTGAGCGGCAACTGGAAGCTGGCAACAGTGAGCTGGAGCTGAAGGAGTTCTTCACGCGGTATACCAACGATGTGATTGCCACGGCTGCCTTTGGCATTCAAGTGAACTCGTTCAAGGATCCCAATAACGAGTTTTTCACCCTCGGCCAGCGTCTCTCAGAGTTCACCTTGTGGGGTGGATTCAAGGTACTTTTGTACATTCTAGTGCCCAAGTTGATGAAG GCACTGCGAGTTCCTGTGATGGACTTGAATAATGTGGATTACTTTAAGAAACTGGTATTCGGCGCCATGAATTATCGCAAGGAGCACAATATAGTGCGCCCCGACATGATCCACCTCCTGATGGAGGCCCAAAACCAGTTTAAAAAGGATCAGGAAACTGCAACCGATAAGGACTCTAAGGAGGATAGGGTCGAGTTCAATGATGATGATCTGCTGGCCCAGTGTCTTCTCTTCTTTACGGCGGGATTTGAAACCGTCTCGACCTGCCTCAGCTTCACCTGCTATGAGCTAATGGTTAATTCTGAGGTGCAGGATAAGCTTTATGAGGAGATCTCTTCAGTGGAGGAGAGCTTGCAGGGCAAGCCACTGGATTTTGATACCCTCAAGGGCATGAAGTACCTGGACTGCGTGGTATCTGAATCTCTAAGAAAGTGGCCACCGGCAATCGTCCTCGATCGCATGTGTGCCTCGGACTTCCAGCTGCGCGATGCGGAGGACAACTTAGTGGTGACTCTTCGCAAAGACGAGCTTGTTCATATTCCGGTGATTGCACTGCATCACGATCCGGATAACTTCCCGGAGCCGGAGGAGTTCCGACCAGAGCGCTTCGATGACGACCACAAGCACGAAATCCGCCAGTTCACCTATCTGCCCTTCGGTGTTGGCCAGAGGAGCTGCATTGGCAACCGAATGGCCCTCATGGAGGTGAAGTCGCTCCTGTATCAACTGGTCCGTCATTTCAGGCTGAAGCCCACCGACAGCACCCCGCGAGACATGATGGGCAGTATTGCCGGGTTTCGGTTAATGCCGCGGGAATTGTTCTGGTGCAAGCTGGAGGCCCGATAG